A single Lactuca sativa cultivar Salinas chromosome 8, Lsat_Salinas_v11, whole genome shotgun sequence DNA region contains:
- the LOC111902115 gene encoding uncharacterized protein LOC111902115 isoform X3, with amino-acid sequence MCRFLVCCLVCVIVLLSRLCDCVAVSPAAWSHSCHLPSPSRHSQKSDMASNDPGWQYGTAVEGKGNQKMICTFCNKTTKGGITRHKHHLAGDSAQVLKCPRVPIEIQKLFIDASDKKKQDKEATNKIPHFDDDVVDIDEDEEATTNSEFFQ; translated from the exons ATGTGTCGCTTTCTTGTCTGCTGTCTCGTTTGTGTGATTGTGTTGCTGTCTCGTTTGTGTGATTGTGTTGCTGTCTCGCCTGCCGCCTGGTCTCACTCTTGCCATTTGCCATCGCCAAGTCGCCATTCACAGAAATCAG ATATGGCTAGTAATGATCCGGGATGGCAATACGGGACAGCAGTTGAAGGAAAGGGTAATCAGAAGATGATATGTACTTTTTGTAATAAAACAACCAAGGGTGGGATTACAAGACACAAGCACCACCTTGCTGGTGATTCCGCCCAAGTACTAAAATGTCCGAGAGTTCCGATAGAAATACAAAAACTTTTTATAGATGCTTCTGATAAAAAGAAACAAGATAAAGAAGCAACGAACAAAATACCCCACTTTGATGATGATGTTGTAGAtatagatgaagatgaagaagctaCAACTAATAGTGAGTTTTTCCAATAG
- the LOC111902115 gene encoding uncharacterized protein LOC111902115 isoform X1 translates to MCRFLVCCLVCVIVLLSRLCDCVAVSPAAWSHSCHLPSPSRHSQKSASSVLQFGYTMLLEPVSGHTRPTHHPLVLLQKIPQRLLVTILEYLILQQERKCQKSQHHSLLIEPSGFNLVLNTHSTPITFLSVGLFTNFHVLFLSIIMSSSFIAITHFGFFPASQKSFRSSKVTLHLWLIWNSGYLISFPLAFIIFHEMHISTC, encoded by the exons ATGTGTCGCTTTCTTGTCTGCTGTCTCGTTTGTGTGATTGTGTTGCTGTCTCGTTTGTGTGATTGTGTTGCTGTCTCGCCTGCCGCCTGGTCTCACTCTTGCCATTTGCCATCGCCAAGTCGCCATTCACAGAAATCAG CCTCAAGTGTTCTTCAATTCGGCTATACCATGCTCTTGGAGCCTGTTTCAGGCCATACAAGGCCTACACATCATCCTCTTGTCCTTTTACAGAAAATCCCTCAG CGATTGCTAGTAACAATCTTAGAGTACCTAATCTTGCAACAGGAGCGAAAGTGTCAGAAAAGTCAACACCATAGTTTATTGATTGAGCCATCGGGATTCAATTTGGTTCTAAATACCCACTCGACTCCAATCACTTTTCTATCGGTGGGTCTTTTTACCAACTTCCATGTCTTATTTTTGTCGATCATCATGAGTTCTTCCTTCATTGCAATAACACATTTTGGATTCTTCCCAGCTTCCCAAAAATCATTTCGTTCAAGTAAAGTCACGTTGCATCTTTG GTTAATCTGGAACAGTGGCTACCTGATTTCCTTCCCACTTGCATTCATCATTTTCCATGAAATGCACATCTCTACTTGTTAG
- the LOC111902115 gene encoding uncharacterized protein LOC111902115 isoform X4 produces MCRFLVCCLVCVIVLLSRLCDCVAVSPAAWSHSCHLPSPSRHSQKSASSVLQFGYTMLLEPVSGHTRPTHHPLVLLQKIPQRLLVTILEYLILQQERKCQKSQHHSLLIEPSGFNLVLNTHSTPITFLSLPKNHFVQVKSRCIFG; encoded by the exons ATGTGTCGCTTTCTTGTCTGCTGTCTCGTTTGTGTGATTGTGTTGCTGTCTCGTTTGTGTGATTGTGTTGCTGTCTCGCCTGCCGCCTGGTCTCACTCTTGCCATTTGCCATCGCCAAGTCGCCATTCACAGAAATCAG CCTCAAGTGTTCTTCAATTCGGCTATACCATGCTCTTGGAGCCTGTTTCAGGCCATACAAGGCCTACACATCATCCTCTTGTCCTTTTACAGAAAATCCCTCAG CGATTGCTAGTAACAATCTTAGAGTACCTAATCTTGCAACAGGAGCGAAAGTGTCAGAAAAGTCAACACCATAGTTTATTGATTGAGCCATCGGGATTCAATTTGGTTCTAAATACCCACTCGACTCCAATCACTTTTCTATCG CTTCCCAAAAATCATTTCGTTCAAGTAAAGTCACGTTGCATCTTTG GTTAA
- the LOC111902115 gene encoding uncharacterized protein LOC111902115 isoform X2, which produces MCRFLVCCLVCVIVLLSRLCDCVAVSPAAWSHSCHLPSPSRHSQKSASSVLQFGYTMLLEPVSGHTRPTHHPLVLLQKIPQRLLVTILEYLILQQERKCQKSQHHSLLIEPSGFNLVLNTHSTPITFLSLPKNHFVQVKSRCIFGKYQKVISYLLHEYHQLIHLL; this is translated from the exons ATGTGTCGCTTTCTTGTCTGCTGTCTCGTTTGTGTGATTGTGTTGCTGTCTCGTTTGTGTGATTGTGTTGCTGTCTCGCCTGCCGCCTGGTCTCACTCTTGCCATTTGCCATCGCCAAGTCGCCATTCACAGAAATCAG CCTCAAGTGTTCTTCAATTCGGCTATACCATGCTCTTGGAGCCTGTTTCAGGCCATACAAGGCCTACACATCATCCTCTTGTCCTTTTACAGAAAATCCCTCAG CGATTGCTAGTAACAATCTTAGAGTACCTAATCTTGCAACAGGAGCGAAAGTGTCAGAAAAGTCAACACCATAGTTTATTGATTGAGCCATCGGGATTCAATTTGGTTCTAAATACCCACTCGACTCCAATCACTTTTCTATCG CTTCCCAAAAATCATTTCGTTCAAGTAAAGTCACGTTGCATCTTTGGTAAATATCAGAAAGTAATCTCATACCTCTTACACGAGTATCATCAACTAATTCATCTTCTTTGA